Within the Chloroflexota bacterium genome, the region GGAGGAGTTCAGGTGATGGATAACCTCCAGACACTTGATTTCATCGGCAGTGGTCAAACCATAGCCGGTCTTGACTTCGGCGGTGGTTGTCCCATGGGCCAGCATCCGCGCCAGGCGAGGCTGCGCTTCCTCCATGAGCTGCGTCACCGAAGCGGAGCGTGTGGCGCGCACTGTGCTCATGATCCCGCCTCCTGTTGCCATGATCTCAAGGTACGTAGCACCAGCAATGCGACGCTCGAACTCGTCGTGCCGAGAGCCGGCAAAGACCAGATGCGTATGGGCATCTATGAAACCTGGCAAGATCACCCGCCCGGTTGCGTCCACTTCGCAAGCGGCATGGTATCTGTTGTGCACTTCGGAGGTAGTACCTGTGGCAACAATACGCCCATTGGCAATAGCGATAGCGCCATCGGCGATGAGACCTAGCTCGCTCATTGCCTCGCCAGAACGGGGCCCATTGCCAGCCAACGTCAGCAACTGGTTGGCGCCATACACGATAAGGTCAACCTTTATTGCCACACCACTTCCCCCATTGAAGTCACTACGAATTACAGGTATAGTCTAACTGAATTCGCCTTTTTAGTCAACCCTGCATCTTAAAGGTTCGTAGTGCGCAGTTTGCTGCGCCTCTCTGGATTGGCCACCAGTTTAGCGCGAGCTGGCTACCCAAGGCAAATACTGCAGGTATATTCTCTGTGGCGTAGGCGCTGGGATCACGGTAAAGGTCCTGGATTCGCGCGTGCTCCAGCAAGGGTCGGCGTGGATTTCCGCTTGCACTGTATAGGTGCCTGGGGAGAGGGTGCCCAACGTATGAGTAACTGTCCAGGTAGTGATGACTGTCAGGCATATGAGGGGATGGAGGCGTGACATATCCATAACGTAAAAGTCGAAGTAAATGTCATAGTCACACATCCAGTGCACGTAGGTCACCACGGGGCAGGAACTGCCCCACAGCCCAGAGGTAATGACCAGGATTTCATCGTTTGACGTAGGGTTGGGAGGATAGATGGTAATGGTTCCAGTTGGGCTAGTGCAATTCTCCGTACAAATTGTAACGGAGAAATTCTCTTGCTGTGGATGGATGATTATGGGGATGGTGCAGAATAGCGCTGCTGCCAGAAAAAGCTGATCAAAAGTATTCGGTTCATCTCGCTTGCTCCTTCATCCTATCCAGAGAGCAATCGAAGAGAGACACGTTGCTGGCCGCTCTTTAGTTTTCTTCCCCTGTTATCCTCTTGAAAGCTCGGAACAGACACGTCGTTACCGTTCCAGGATGGCCAGTGCCCACCGTTCGTCCATCAATCCGGGTGATGGGCAAGACTTCCGAGGTCGTACTGGTGAGAAAGACTTCTTGGGCCTGGTACAACTGCTCTACCGTGAACAGATCTTCGCGGACAGACAATCCAAGATCAGCAGCAAGTCGTAACACTACCTGACGGGTGATGCCTGCAAGGATATGGTGGTTAGCGGGGTGGGTAGCCAGTACGCCGTTGAATACGGCAAAGATATTAGTGCTTGACCCCTCGGTAACGATGCCATCACGGACCAGGATAGCCTCAAATGCTCCTTGCTCCCGCGCCTGTGTCTTGGCCATGACATTGGGCAGCAGCATGATGCTCTTGATGTCGCAACGCTGCCAACGCAGGTCGGGAACGGTGATGGCACTCACGCCACTTGTGCGTCCATCCGGCGGCAAGGCATGAAGGGTCTGCGGCATCACTAGCACGGTAGGATGCGATTCAGCCGGGAAGGCGTGAGTGCGGGGATGCGCTGCGCCGCGGGTACATTCGATGTAGATGTTGGTATCCAGCAGGTTGTTCTCGACCAGTAGGCGCTCGATAATGGCGGGCAGGTTGGCTACTGGCTGGGGCAGGGGCAGGCGCGCTCCCTGAGCGCTGCGTTGCAAGCGTTGTAGGTGCGCTTCGAGATGGAATGGCTGTCCACGGTAGACACGTACTACCTCGTAGACGCCATCGGCGAAGAGGAAACCGCGGTCTTCAATGGACACAGTTGCCTTTTCCACTGGCAAGTACTCACCATTCAGATAGACGATGGACATGATTCACTCCTCATTGATTCCCTTACACAGTCTAGTATAGCACGTTCTCGTCTATACGCCAAAGGCGCGTCTGGTTGCGAGTGTCATGCTGCGTTTGACAGGGAGCTATTTTTGGCTATAATGAGTGCCGTGGGCCGCTAGCTCAACTCGGTAGAGCAGCTGACTCTTAATCAGCGGGTTACAGGTTCGAGTCCTGTGCGGCTCATCAGGTAAGGACCCAGGTTTCTATGCAGAAACCTGGGCTTTTCGCAAATTGTTACCTTACTGATACCTTGTAGTAACCTTGACGTTACATTGATATGCTATAATAACATTGTAAAAGCCTGACCATGTGCCCCTACCTGGTCCATAATGGTTGAGCACAGATGCGATGTGGCATATCCGCAGGTAGTGGATTATGCACGGCGAATTTGCGTGTTGCTCATTTTTCATGTTGTCCAAAACTCGGCTTCTGACCAGAAGCCGAGTTTTGTATTCTCCGCAAGTGGTCTCCAGCAATTTGGCAAAAGGCGAAGACGATCTATTCCTGGCAAAACTTGCCATGCAATAGTCCCTGTGTTATAATCCGTGTCGCAATGAAGAATCCGCAAGGCATAGCCGGGTGTAGGGGAGGTGATGTCTGGAAGGAGATGTCATGAATTCACGATCTATACTGGCCTGCCTTTTAGCCATCCTTGTGCTCATGAGCGCTTGTTCCCCGCTTGTCATGCCTACCCCAACTCCTGTTCCTATACCTCCTGCTATGCCTTCACCTACAGTGCCGGCTACTACCACTGCAGCGAAACCCGTTCTCACACCTTCCGTATGTCCTCTGGGTTATGCGCTGTACTCTGACCATGTGATGGGGTTTTTCGCTTGCTATCCCGATGGGTGGCTCATCGCAAAGAAGGAAGATCCAGACGCGCAATTGATCATGGTCAGTTTCAACGCACCTGCTGGCACAAAGGATGCGGGGCTTCGTTTCATCTCTGTGAGTACATCTCCCGCTATCACAGACTACAGCGACGAGGACTTCTTACGCGAAATAACTCACTGGCTAACGCAAGAATACTACGAGCAATTTCTGATCTACCCGCAGACTGTCCTGATTGACGACCGCAAAGCAGTGGAAGCCGTCTATAGCGCAAGGGTAGTTTTGGGCAGGGAAGTGGTGGAGGTCACACGCTGGATAAGTGCTTTCCAGTCATATGGTCAGCGTTGGTTCATCGAGGTCGCGGGTCGAGCGGAATATCGCAACGAACTAGAGCAGATACATGCTCAATTTTTGGCTCATCTTCGTGTGTTCCCGCCATGACAACTTAAACGAGGCACGTGATAGTCGGAGAGTGATTGCTGTAGCTGTGTGAGGCATGTGGCAGTGCGGGGTGTTATTTCTAATCGAAGCAGCGGTTGCTCACTATAAATGTTAAAGGAGGGAAAGGCAATGGTGCGAATCAGTGGTGCAGAGACTCTGGTGCGTTGTTTGATCGAAGAAGGCGTGCAGCGCGTGTTTGGCATCCCAGGCGATCAATGTAACCCCATCACGGATGCTATCTACCGCCTGGGGCGTGATTCCGGAATCAAATTCATCACCACGCGCCATGAGCAGGCAGCAGCGCACATGGCCGATGCCTGGGCACGGGTCACTGGGCAACCAGGAGTGTGCCTGGGCACGGTGGGGCCAGGGGTTGCTGACCTGGTTCCAGGCGTATACGCCGCGTGGGCTGACTCCATCCCCATGATCGTCCTCGGCGCGCAGAATCAGACTTGGCGCTGCTACCCAGAACATGGCTCGATGCAGGCATTGGATCAGATCTCGTTGATGACACCCATTACCAAATGGCGGGCGTTAGTCAACGATGTGCGGCGGATGCCCCAGTTGGTGCAATGGGCTTT harbors:
- the dat gene encoding D-amino-acid transaminase, with product MSIVYLNGEYLPVEKATVSIEDRGFLFADGVYEVVRVYRGQPFHLEAHLQRLQRSAQGARLPLPQPVANLPAIIERLLVENNLLDTNIYIECTRGAAHPRTHAFPAESHPTVLVMPQTLHALPPDGRTSGVSAITVPDLRWQRCDIKSIMLLPNVMAKTQAREQGAFEAILVRDGIVTEGSSTNIFAVFNGVLATHPANHHILAGITRQVVLRLAADLGLSVREDLFTVEQLYQAQEVFLTSTTSEVLPITRIDGRTVGTGHPGTVTTCLFRAFKRITGEEN